In Strigops habroptila isolate Jane chromosome 4, bStrHab1.2.pri, whole genome shotgun sequence, a single genomic region encodes these proteins:
- the SAV1 gene encoding protein salvador homolog 1 — MLSRKKTRTELSKPGEVQGKYVKKETSPLLRNLMPSFIRHGPTIPRRTDVCPPDSTTSAYASGGDGIVSRNQSFLRTPVQRPPHEIMRRESNRLSAPSYLARSLADVPREYGSSSQSFLTEANSVLENGGAGAHCYYYDHFYDAQRRRHLNDRVHEDYRYYEHNSDLFQRMSQNHGRHTSGIGRVAATSLGNLTNRSSEDLPLPPGWSVDWTIRGRKYYIDHNTNTTHWSHPLEREGLPPGWERVESAEFGVYYVDHINKRAQYKHPCAPSVPRYDQPPPVTYQPQQVERSQPLLVPANPYHTAEIPDWLQVYARAPVKYDHILKWELFQLADLDTYQGMLKLLFMKELERIVKLYEAYRQALLTELEHRKQRQQWYAQQHGKNF, encoded by the exons ATGCTGTCGCGGAAGAAGACGCGAACGGAGCTCTCCAAACCGGGCGAGGTACAGGGCAAGTACGTGAAGAAGGAGACCAGCCCTCTGCTGCGCA ATCTGATGCCTTCATTTATCCGTCATGGTCCAACCATTCCAAGACGAACTGATGTCTGTCCTCCTGACTCAACAACTTCTGCATATGCTTCTGGTGGAGATGGAATTGTTTCCAGAAACCAGAGTTTCCTTCGAACTCCAGTGCAGAGGCCGCCTCATGAAATAATGAGACGTGAAAGCAACAGATTGTCTGCACCTTCCTATCTTGCAAGAAGTTTAGCTGATGTCCCCAGGGAATATGGCTCTTCCTCACAGTCCTTTTTAACAGAAGCTaattctgttttggaaaatggAGGTGCTGGTGCCCATTGTTACTATTATGATCATTTTTATGATGCCCAGAGGAGGCGTCATTTAAACGATCGCGTACATGAGGACTACAGGTATTATGAACACAACAGCGATCTCTTCCAGAGGATGTCACAGAATCATGGGAGGCACACTTCGG gcaTTGGTAGAGTTGCTGCTACATCTCTAGGAAACTTAACAAATCGTAGTTCTGAAGATTTACCTCTTCCTCCTGGCTGGTCAGTGGACTGGACTATTAGAGGAAGGAAATACTATATAGATCATAACACTAATACAACCCACTGGAGCCACCCACTTGAGCGTGAGGGACTGCCTCCAGGATGGGAGAGGGTTGAGTCAGCAGAATTTGGAGTTTATTATGTAGATCACATCAATAAAAGAGCTCAATATAAACATCCTTGTGCTCCCAG CGTTCCACGTTACGACCAGCCTCCCCCAGTGACTTATCAACCGCAGCAAGTGGAGAGAAGCCAGCCCCTCCTCGTCCCTGCAAACCCTTACCACACTGCGGAGATTCCAGACTGGCTGCAGGTCTATGCCAGAGCTCCTGTAAA ATACGACCACATTCTGAAGTGGGAGCTCTTCCAGCTGGCGGACCTGGACACGTACCAGGGAATGCTGAAGCTGCTGTTCATGAAAGAACTGGAACGTATCGTGAAGCTGTACGAAGCATACAGGCAGGCGCTCCTCACCGAGCTGGAGCACCgcaagcagaggcagcagtggtATGCCCAGCAGCACGGCAAGAATTTTTAA
- the ATL1 gene encoding atlastin-1 isoform X1 produces the protein MISCHFARLGDIAGSFAEKTYEWSSEEEESVRKAGPVQVLIVKDDHSFELDEAALNRILLSEAVRDKEVVAVSVAGAFRKGKSFLMDFMLRYMYNKEAVDWVGDYNEPLTGFSWRGGSERETTGIQIWSEVFLVDKPDGKKVAVLLMDTQGTFDSQSTLRDSATVFALSTMISSIQVYNLSQNVQEDDLQHLQLFTEYGRLAMEETFLKPFQSLIFLVRDWSFPYEFSYGSDGGARFLEKRLKVSGNQHEELQNVRKHIHSCFTKISCFLLPHPGLKVATNPNFDGKLKEIDDEFIKNLKILIPWLLSPENLDVKEINGNHITCRGLVEYFKAYIKIYQGEELPHPKSMLQATAEANNLAAVATAKDTYSRRMEEVCGGDKPFLAPSDLQTKHMELKEEAVKLFRGVKKMGGEEFSRRYLQQLENEIDELYIQYIKHNDSKNIFHAARTPATLFVVIFITYVIAGVTGFIGLDIIASLCNMIMGLTLITLCTWAYIRYSGEYRELGAVIDQVAAALWDQGSTNEALYKLYSAAATHRHLYHHAFPAQKAEPTEGSERKKV, from the exons GTAGTTTTGCAGAGAAGACTTACGAGTGGagctcagaggaggaggagtcCGTGAGGAAGGCAGGACCAGTGCAAGTCCTCATTGTCAAAGATGACCATTCCTTTGAACTGGATGAAGCTGCACTGAACCGCATCCTCCTCTCAGAGGCTGTCAGAGATAAAGAGGTTGTGGCTGTGTCTGTTGCTGGagcttttagaaaaggaaaatcattcCTGATGGACTTCATGCTGCGGTACATGTACAATAAG GAAGCAGTGGACTGGGTTGGAGATTACAACGAACCTCTGACTGGTTTCTCCTGGAGGGGAGGGTCTGAGCGGGAGACAACCGGCATTCAGATATGGAGTGAGGTTTTCCTGGTGGACAAACCTGATGGTAAAAAG GTTGCGGTGTTGCTGATGGACACACAGGGGACTTTTGACAGCCAGTCCACTCTGCGGGATTCGGCCACTGTGTTTGCCCTAAGCACAATGATCAGCTCAATACAG gtTTATAACTTGTCCCAGAATGTGCAGGAGGATGATCTGCAGCACTTGCAG cttttCACCGAGTATGGCCGGCTGGCCATGGAGGAGACATTCCTGAAACCTTTCCAG tCCCTTATATTCCTTGTTCGTGACTGGAGCTTCCCTTATGAATTTTCCTATGGATCTGATGGTGGTGCAAGATTTTTGGAGAAGCGGCTGAAG GTCTCAGGAAATCAAcatgaagagctgcagaacGTCAGAAAGCACATCCATTCCTGCTTCACCAAAATCTCCTGCTTCCTCTTGCCTCACCCAGGCCTGAAAGTTGCCACCAACCCTAATTTTGATGGAAAACTGAAAG aaatagATGATGAGTTCATCAAGAACTTGAAGATTTTGATTCCTTGGCTTCTTAGTCCTGAGAACCTGGATGTTAAGGAGATCAATGGAAACCATATCACCTGCCGAGGCCTTGTGGAGTATTTTAAG GCGTACATAAAGATCTACCAAGGGGAAGAATTGCCACACCCTAAGTCGATGCTGCAG GCCACAGCAGAAGCCAACAATTTAGCAGCAGTTGCCACTGCCAAAGACACATACAGCAGGAGGATGGAAGAG GTCTGTGGTGGGGACAAGCCCTTCCTTGCACCTAGTGACCTCCAGACCAAACACATGGAGCTGAAGGAGGAGGCTGTGAAGCTGTTTCGCGGGGTGAAGAAGATGGGTGGGGAGGAGTTCAGCCGTCGCTacctccagcagctggagaatgAGATAGATGAGCTCTACATCCAGTACATCAAGCACAACGACAGCAAGAACATCTTCCATGCCGCCCGCACCCCCGCCACACTCTTTGTGGTCATCTTCATCACTTACGTGATAGCTGGAGTGACCGGCTTCATTGGCTTGGACATCATAGCCAGTCTGTGCAACATGATCATGGGCTTGACACTTATCACACTGTGTACCTGGGCATATATCAGATACTCTGGGGAGTACAGAGAACTGGGCGCAGTAATAGACCAAGTGGCTGCAGCGTTATGGGACCAG GGAAGCACAAATGAG gCTCTGTACAAGCTGTACAGCGCGGCGGCAACGCACAGGCACCTCTACCACCACGCCTTCCCTGCACAGAAAGCGGAGCCCACCGAGGGCTCGGAGAGGAAGAAGGTGTAA
- the ATL1 gene encoding atlastin-1 isoform X2, which translates to MARNRRERSSWGSFAEKTYEWSSEEEESVRKAGPVQVLIVKDDHSFELDEAALNRILLSEAVRDKEVVAVSVAGAFRKGKSFLMDFMLRYMYNKEAVDWVGDYNEPLTGFSWRGGSERETTGIQIWSEVFLVDKPDGKKVAVLLMDTQGTFDSQSTLRDSATVFALSTMISSIQVYNLSQNVQEDDLQHLQLFTEYGRLAMEETFLKPFQSLIFLVRDWSFPYEFSYGSDGGARFLEKRLKVSGNQHEELQNVRKHIHSCFTKISCFLLPHPGLKVATNPNFDGKLKEIDDEFIKNLKILIPWLLSPENLDVKEINGNHITCRGLVEYFKAYIKIYQGEELPHPKSMLQATAEANNLAAVATAKDTYSRRMEEVCGGDKPFLAPSDLQTKHMELKEEAVKLFRGVKKMGGEEFSRRYLQQLENEIDELYIQYIKHNDSKNIFHAARTPATLFVVIFITYVIAGVTGFIGLDIIASLCNMIMGLTLITLCTWAYIRYSGEYRELGAVIDQVAAALWDQGSTNEALYKLYSAAATHRHLYHHAFPAQKAEPTEGSERKKV; encoded by the exons GTAGTTTTGCAGAGAAGACTTACGAGTGGagctcagaggaggaggagtcCGTGAGGAAGGCAGGACCAGTGCAAGTCCTCATTGTCAAAGATGACCATTCCTTTGAACTGGATGAAGCTGCACTGAACCGCATCCTCCTCTCAGAGGCTGTCAGAGATAAAGAGGTTGTGGCTGTGTCTGTTGCTGGagcttttagaaaaggaaaatcattcCTGATGGACTTCATGCTGCGGTACATGTACAATAAG GAAGCAGTGGACTGGGTTGGAGATTACAACGAACCTCTGACTGGTTTCTCCTGGAGGGGAGGGTCTGAGCGGGAGACAACCGGCATTCAGATATGGAGTGAGGTTTTCCTGGTGGACAAACCTGATGGTAAAAAG GTTGCGGTGTTGCTGATGGACACACAGGGGACTTTTGACAGCCAGTCCACTCTGCGGGATTCGGCCACTGTGTTTGCCCTAAGCACAATGATCAGCTCAATACAG gtTTATAACTTGTCCCAGAATGTGCAGGAGGATGATCTGCAGCACTTGCAG cttttCACCGAGTATGGCCGGCTGGCCATGGAGGAGACATTCCTGAAACCTTTCCAG tCCCTTATATTCCTTGTTCGTGACTGGAGCTTCCCTTATGAATTTTCCTATGGATCTGATGGTGGTGCAAGATTTTTGGAGAAGCGGCTGAAG GTCTCAGGAAATCAAcatgaagagctgcagaacGTCAGAAAGCACATCCATTCCTGCTTCACCAAAATCTCCTGCTTCCTCTTGCCTCACCCAGGCCTGAAAGTTGCCACCAACCCTAATTTTGATGGAAAACTGAAAG aaatagATGATGAGTTCATCAAGAACTTGAAGATTTTGATTCCTTGGCTTCTTAGTCCTGAGAACCTGGATGTTAAGGAGATCAATGGAAACCATATCACCTGCCGAGGCCTTGTGGAGTATTTTAAG GCGTACATAAAGATCTACCAAGGGGAAGAATTGCCACACCCTAAGTCGATGCTGCAG GCCACAGCAGAAGCCAACAATTTAGCAGCAGTTGCCACTGCCAAAGACACATACAGCAGGAGGATGGAAGAG GTCTGTGGTGGGGACAAGCCCTTCCTTGCACCTAGTGACCTCCAGACCAAACACATGGAGCTGAAGGAGGAGGCTGTGAAGCTGTTTCGCGGGGTGAAGAAGATGGGTGGGGAGGAGTTCAGCCGTCGCTacctccagcagctggagaatgAGATAGATGAGCTCTACATCCAGTACATCAAGCACAACGACAGCAAGAACATCTTCCATGCCGCCCGCACCCCCGCCACACTCTTTGTGGTCATCTTCATCACTTACGTGATAGCTGGAGTGACCGGCTTCATTGGCTTGGACATCATAGCCAGTCTGTGCAACATGATCATGGGCTTGACACTTATCACACTGTGTACCTGGGCATATATCAGATACTCTGGGGAGTACAGAGAACTGGGCGCAGTAATAGACCAAGTGGCTGCAGCGTTATGGGACCAG GGAAGCACAAATGAG gCTCTGTACAAGCTGTACAGCGCGGCGGCAACGCACAGGCACCTCTACCACCACGCCTTCCCTGCACAGAAAGCGGAGCCCACCGAGGGCTCGGAGAGGAAGAAGGTGTAA
- the ATL1 gene encoding atlastin-1 isoform X3 yields MISCHFARLGDIAGSFAEKTYEWSSEEEESVRKAGPVQVLIVKDDHSFELDEAALNRILLSEAVRDKEVVAVSVAGAFRKGKSFLMDFMLRYMYNKEAVDWVGDYNEPLTGFSWRGGSERETTGIQIWSEVFLVDKPDGKKVAVLLMDTQGTFDSQSTLRDSATVFALSTMISSIQVYNLSQNVQEDDLQHLQLFTEYGRLAMEETFLKPFQSLIFLVRDWSFPYEFSYGSDGGARFLEKRLKVSGNQHEELQNVRKHIHSCFTKISCFLLPHPGLKVATNPNFDGKLKEIDDEFIKNLKILIPWLLSPENLDVKEINGNHITCRGLVEYFKAYIKIYQGEELPHPKSMLQATAEANNLAAVATAKDTYSRRMEEVCGGDKPFLAPSDLQTKHMELKEEAVKLFRGVKKMGGEEFSRRYLQQLENEIDELYIQYIKHNDSKNIFHAARTPATLFVVIFITYVIAGVTGFIGLDIIASLCNMIMGLTLITLCTWAYIRYSGEYRELGAVIDQVAAALWDQALYKLYSAAATHRHLYHHAFPAQKAEPTEGSERKKV; encoded by the exons GTAGTTTTGCAGAGAAGACTTACGAGTGGagctcagaggaggaggagtcCGTGAGGAAGGCAGGACCAGTGCAAGTCCTCATTGTCAAAGATGACCATTCCTTTGAACTGGATGAAGCTGCACTGAACCGCATCCTCCTCTCAGAGGCTGTCAGAGATAAAGAGGTTGTGGCTGTGTCTGTTGCTGGagcttttagaaaaggaaaatcattcCTGATGGACTTCATGCTGCGGTACATGTACAATAAG GAAGCAGTGGACTGGGTTGGAGATTACAACGAACCTCTGACTGGTTTCTCCTGGAGGGGAGGGTCTGAGCGGGAGACAACCGGCATTCAGATATGGAGTGAGGTTTTCCTGGTGGACAAACCTGATGGTAAAAAG GTTGCGGTGTTGCTGATGGACACACAGGGGACTTTTGACAGCCAGTCCACTCTGCGGGATTCGGCCACTGTGTTTGCCCTAAGCACAATGATCAGCTCAATACAG gtTTATAACTTGTCCCAGAATGTGCAGGAGGATGATCTGCAGCACTTGCAG cttttCACCGAGTATGGCCGGCTGGCCATGGAGGAGACATTCCTGAAACCTTTCCAG tCCCTTATATTCCTTGTTCGTGACTGGAGCTTCCCTTATGAATTTTCCTATGGATCTGATGGTGGTGCAAGATTTTTGGAGAAGCGGCTGAAG GTCTCAGGAAATCAAcatgaagagctgcagaacGTCAGAAAGCACATCCATTCCTGCTTCACCAAAATCTCCTGCTTCCTCTTGCCTCACCCAGGCCTGAAAGTTGCCACCAACCCTAATTTTGATGGAAAACTGAAAG aaatagATGATGAGTTCATCAAGAACTTGAAGATTTTGATTCCTTGGCTTCTTAGTCCTGAGAACCTGGATGTTAAGGAGATCAATGGAAACCATATCACCTGCCGAGGCCTTGTGGAGTATTTTAAG GCGTACATAAAGATCTACCAAGGGGAAGAATTGCCACACCCTAAGTCGATGCTGCAG GCCACAGCAGAAGCCAACAATTTAGCAGCAGTTGCCACTGCCAAAGACACATACAGCAGGAGGATGGAAGAG GTCTGTGGTGGGGACAAGCCCTTCCTTGCACCTAGTGACCTCCAGACCAAACACATGGAGCTGAAGGAGGAGGCTGTGAAGCTGTTTCGCGGGGTGAAGAAGATGGGTGGGGAGGAGTTCAGCCGTCGCTacctccagcagctggagaatgAGATAGATGAGCTCTACATCCAGTACATCAAGCACAACGACAGCAAGAACATCTTCCATGCCGCCCGCACCCCCGCCACACTCTTTGTGGTCATCTTCATCACTTACGTGATAGCTGGAGTGACCGGCTTCATTGGCTTGGACATCATAGCCAGTCTGTGCAACATGATCATGGGCTTGACACTTATCACACTGTGTACCTGGGCATATATCAGATACTCTGGGGAGTACAGAGAACTGGGCGCAGTAATAGACCAAGTGGCTGCAGCGTTATGGGACCAG gCTCTGTACAAGCTGTACAGCGCGGCGGCAACGCACAGGCACCTCTACCACCACGCCTTCCCTGCACAGAAAGCGGAGCCCACCGAGGGCTCGGAGAGGAAGAAGGTGTAA
- the ATL1 gene encoding atlastin-1 isoform X4, which yields MARNRRERSSWGSFAEKTYEWSSEEEESVRKAGPVQVLIVKDDHSFELDEAALNRILLSEAVRDKEVVAVSVAGAFRKGKSFLMDFMLRYMYNKEAVDWVGDYNEPLTGFSWRGGSERETTGIQIWSEVFLVDKPDGKKVAVLLMDTQGTFDSQSTLRDSATVFALSTMISSIQVYNLSQNVQEDDLQHLQLFTEYGRLAMEETFLKPFQSLIFLVRDWSFPYEFSYGSDGGARFLEKRLKVSGNQHEELQNVRKHIHSCFTKISCFLLPHPGLKVATNPNFDGKLKEIDDEFIKNLKILIPWLLSPENLDVKEINGNHITCRGLVEYFKAYIKIYQGEELPHPKSMLQATAEANNLAAVATAKDTYSRRMEEVCGGDKPFLAPSDLQTKHMELKEEAVKLFRGVKKMGGEEFSRRYLQQLENEIDELYIQYIKHNDSKNIFHAARTPATLFVVIFITYVIAGVTGFIGLDIIASLCNMIMGLTLITLCTWAYIRYSGEYRELGAVIDQVAAALWDQALYKLYSAAATHRHLYHHAFPAQKAEPTEGSERKKV from the exons GTAGTTTTGCAGAGAAGACTTACGAGTGGagctcagaggaggaggagtcCGTGAGGAAGGCAGGACCAGTGCAAGTCCTCATTGTCAAAGATGACCATTCCTTTGAACTGGATGAAGCTGCACTGAACCGCATCCTCCTCTCAGAGGCTGTCAGAGATAAAGAGGTTGTGGCTGTGTCTGTTGCTGGagcttttagaaaaggaaaatcattcCTGATGGACTTCATGCTGCGGTACATGTACAATAAG GAAGCAGTGGACTGGGTTGGAGATTACAACGAACCTCTGACTGGTTTCTCCTGGAGGGGAGGGTCTGAGCGGGAGACAACCGGCATTCAGATATGGAGTGAGGTTTTCCTGGTGGACAAACCTGATGGTAAAAAG GTTGCGGTGTTGCTGATGGACACACAGGGGACTTTTGACAGCCAGTCCACTCTGCGGGATTCGGCCACTGTGTTTGCCCTAAGCACAATGATCAGCTCAATACAG gtTTATAACTTGTCCCAGAATGTGCAGGAGGATGATCTGCAGCACTTGCAG cttttCACCGAGTATGGCCGGCTGGCCATGGAGGAGACATTCCTGAAACCTTTCCAG tCCCTTATATTCCTTGTTCGTGACTGGAGCTTCCCTTATGAATTTTCCTATGGATCTGATGGTGGTGCAAGATTTTTGGAGAAGCGGCTGAAG GTCTCAGGAAATCAAcatgaagagctgcagaacGTCAGAAAGCACATCCATTCCTGCTTCACCAAAATCTCCTGCTTCCTCTTGCCTCACCCAGGCCTGAAAGTTGCCACCAACCCTAATTTTGATGGAAAACTGAAAG aaatagATGATGAGTTCATCAAGAACTTGAAGATTTTGATTCCTTGGCTTCTTAGTCCTGAGAACCTGGATGTTAAGGAGATCAATGGAAACCATATCACCTGCCGAGGCCTTGTGGAGTATTTTAAG GCGTACATAAAGATCTACCAAGGGGAAGAATTGCCACACCCTAAGTCGATGCTGCAG GCCACAGCAGAAGCCAACAATTTAGCAGCAGTTGCCACTGCCAAAGACACATACAGCAGGAGGATGGAAGAG GTCTGTGGTGGGGACAAGCCCTTCCTTGCACCTAGTGACCTCCAGACCAAACACATGGAGCTGAAGGAGGAGGCTGTGAAGCTGTTTCGCGGGGTGAAGAAGATGGGTGGGGAGGAGTTCAGCCGTCGCTacctccagcagctggagaatgAGATAGATGAGCTCTACATCCAGTACATCAAGCACAACGACAGCAAGAACATCTTCCATGCCGCCCGCACCCCCGCCACACTCTTTGTGGTCATCTTCATCACTTACGTGATAGCTGGAGTGACCGGCTTCATTGGCTTGGACATCATAGCCAGTCTGTGCAACATGATCATGGGCTTGACACTTATCACACTGTGTACCTGGGCATATATCAGATACTCTGGGGAGTACAGAGAACTGGGCGCAGTAATAGACCAAGTGGCTGCAGCGTTATGGGACCAG gCTCTGTACAAGCTGTACAGCGCGGCGGCAACGCACAGGCACCTCTACCACCACGCCTTCCCTGCACAGAAAGCGGAGCCCACCGAGGGCTCGGAGAGGAAGAAGGTGTAA